In Candidatus Bathyarchaeota archaeon, the sequence CATGTCGTGTCCTTGTTAGCCTCATATAGAATTCTAACACCTTTCTGAAACTCGAAAAAAGCAGCTGGGTCGATTTGGCCGAGCTCGCTTTGTGTTGGACGCAGTCTTCGCAGAAAAGTGATTTCAGGTTCTTCTTTGAAAAGCTCAGTTTTGCAGCTGCAAAAAAGTTTCTTTTTGGAGTTTAACTGTTGGTGTATTTCCAAGCCTACTTTCAAGCCTACCTTCTTGTAATCAATAGTCGTCACATTTTTCACCTTCTTCAAGCATTGTTCGGCTGGAAAATTCATTAGCGACGTTTTCTGTAAGGAGTTTCTTTGCTTCTTTAACATCCTGTGTTTGTCCCAGCACCCACATTATTTTTACAAGCGCTGTTTCAGGCAACATGTCGTCGAGGGGGATTACACCAATTCTTAAAAGATCTCTTCCTGTGTCGTAGACGTTCATGTTTACCCGTCCCCAGACGCATTGAGAGGTCATGCCGACGATTATATTTTCTGCGATCGCCTTTTTTATTGCAGAGAAGCAATAGTTACCTACGTGCCCCAAACCAGTTCCTTCCAAAACGATACCCTTGAAGCCTTTGTCAACATGCCACTTGACAACACTTGCGTCTATACTAGGATAGAATTTTATGAGGGCAACTTTTTCTTCGAACACCGACTTCAAAGTCAACTTTTGTTTAGAATTCCGTTCATGATAACTTTTCGTTAACATTCTGATTTTGCCACTTTCAAACCTAGCTATCGGCAATGTGTTTATTGACTTGAAAGCATCGCGGCGGCTGGTGTGGCATTTTCTCACCTTAGTCCCGCGGTGAAAAACAATTGACTTGTCAGAAACCGTTTCGTGCATAGCAACAACAACTTCCGCAAAAGGTGCGTCTGCTGCAGCTTTTACAGCTCCAATTAGGTTTGTTGCAGCGTCAGAGCTTGGCCTGTCTGCGGAGCGCTGAGAACCTACTAGAACCACAGGCACGGGTAAGTCTCGTAACGCAAAGCTCAGCGCGGCTGCGGTATAACCCATGGTGTCAGTTCCGTGTGCCACAACGACCCCGGCAGCACCGTTTTCAATGTGGTTGGCAACGTGTTTTGCGGTTTGTGACCAATGTTTTGAGTTGATGTTTTCGCTGAATATACTGAAAAGAATCTCTGCGTTTATTGTGGCTATGTCGGAAAGTTCTGGGACAACAGTGTATAGGTCGTTTGCGGTGAGTGCGGGTCTTACTCCACCTGTTCTATAGTCCACTCTGCTTGCGATTGTGCCTCCCGTGCTGAGAATGGCTACTATGGGTAAGCCTGGTTTCTGTTTAGGTGAAGGTGGGCTTGAAAAAGTAGGTTTTGCTCCCGCTCCGATTTTTTCGATCTTTGTTTCTCGAGTTACTAGGATTCCAATGTTGTAGCCGTTTTTCAGCTTGACTACTATGTGTTTATCGTCACCAAATTCTGACCGTGGAATAAGTACGCCTTCGAATATTTCTTCATCCTTCAAAACACGAATAAGGTCTCCAATCTCAGCTCTAACTT encodes:
- the gatD gene encoding Glu-tRNA(Gln) amidotransferase subunit GatD — translated: MLKEVRAEIGDLIRVLKDEEIFEGVLIPRSEFGDDKHIVVKLKNGYNIGILVTRETKIEKIGAGAKPTFSSPPSPKQKPGLPIVAILSTGGTIASRVDYRTGGVRPALTANDLYTVVPELSDIATINAEILFSIFSENINSKHWSQTAKHVANHIENGAAGVVVAHGTDTMGYTAAALSFALRDLPVPVVLVGSQRSADRPSSDAATNLIGAVKAAADAPFAEVVVAMHETVSDKSIVFHRGTKVRKCHTSRRDAFKSINTLPIARFESGKIRMLTKSYHERNSKQKLTLKSVFEEKVALIKFYPSIDASVVKWHVDKGFKGIVLEGTGLGHVGNYCFSAIKKAIAENIIVGMTSQCVWGRVNMNVYDTGRDLLRIGVIPLDDMLPETALVKIMWVLGQTQDVKEAKKLLTENVANEFSSRTMLEEGEKCDDY